The following proteins come from a genomic window of Syngnathus acus chromosome 15, fSynAcu1.2, whole genome shotgun sequence:
- the LOC119134881 gene encoding PH and SEC7 domain-containing protein 1-like: MSQLGKVLHLYIEVRSAAEEEGRVPGMGDDARGHLILQCPDVLPPSQRSSALSSLDPSPDHSPRTRRRVTGIRHGSPPSSSSSRHSVSPQQPDAVDSSAHFHQEDTFEDLLQVLTRTNTSQGHWCSVAPDVNPYVRRKLSDPPPLFGRTTTPSTTPSTAPSTAPSTPTFHRQARVSGAQEMKTSMVTFGYIEKANVHMSGGRRDSRRDENFLSSHLRKRLSDPLGARSQLRQTQPCPVHHRPSSKPDSSFPHRDVVARDTTHQALEKFGSPELRRRFVGGGIDSSNTTVPRPPRSPTCRSWAGSPILPHGTLTLPSDAQLRDLDWSVSHNGLPGIPASDRLCARAGFSSHTAARMFGGHSRPTLRLQQSSWSGDNSGRTGRAADGPGGRAGPVSSARSPSPFSHADVFGGRHSPSPTPSQTESLRSHSPSFEESLLSNPQLHSSLCQDLSLERLQESKANPQRTSDKSKLHLHLENISAGLGSAVTLHPPQERHSNTSQPVGLPYLLHHHQERRHGDGSCSPEASTRLPSWQAAAGSWQGAAASWQAASSSTSSQQGLGRTRPNQYKLQVCQDKSRCFKLKEESFRKRSEDKDCCTEVGSLSGTQQENLQDLSEVALSSGELTGILGEGNVSPESGCRSTCDTGSGIQSGASWAESSSSRSQKITQAKWNFLFGAESWEGCSKVGTPRPAPAKPAGRSPVQGQRSSPCQLEAESLASDRRGLSSETAAVLRGVKYSKTDLDHVSPRCYKETDLDEVMQVELAEEDRPRRLYWSEGGTTATEEDDDEGTVERRKPAPCRDGIFSMLLKGTSEANGPAVAAARRPYDGHLDSFSRRFESIMEGHRAKGTSYSSLDSVDLLTSGSTSVFAFDLPTLTPEIQSRICESAKNIIQLSLAPLPAPGVASSRGGSEDAPTWIEEAQEPGRRSILKASFRQASSAPAPHCAAGEPAATERSACCPRSHDRDSLGDSAEADPQAAKCLARRLHQLRGFRKSDVSSHLSKNNEFSRMVAEEYLSNFDFQGLTIEQALRTFLGKLTLTGESQERERVLAHFSRRYVTCNARSHASQDGVHMLTCALILLNVDLHGNNVGKRMSCAQFISNLQGLNDGKDFPRDMLKSLYASIKNDKLQWTIDDDELQTSTWDLADGRTDSASRTLKRAGRGVARRPDSRLYKCGFLVRKVHADADGKRTARGKRGWKSFYATLKGGVLYLQKEEYGGERRLTEDDAKNCVSVHHALAMRAADYAKRPNVFYLRTADWRVFLMQAPSCEDMRSWITRINVVAAMFSAPPFPPAVGSQKRFARPLLPGSTTTLSQEEQAASHEARYRAASSELDELAGTAPAHNVKGRELDERKAQQEYLEFEKTRYGTYAMLLRAKMSACDEDFATFEARLFQDGSPQRAHSGPSLPQEAGGKEKTRVSSTRLLCGGEESETKNTSPPHACKLAPRQEGAP; the protein is encoded by the exons ATGTCCCAGTTGGGAAAAGTGCTGCACCTGTACATCGAGGTACGCTCTGCGGCTGAGGAAGAAGGAAGAGTTCCTGGGATGGGAGATGATGCAAGGGGTCACCTGATCCTTCAGTGTCCAGATGTTCTCCCTCCTTCTCAAAGGAGCTCGGCCCTTTCCAGCCTCGACCCAAGCCCAGATCATTCCCCACGCACCCGGCGCAGGGTGACGGGCATACGGCACGGCTCGCCTCCCTCAAGCTCGTCCTCCAGACACTCGGTCAGCCCCCAACAGCCGGATGCTGTGGATTCCTCTGCTCACTTCCACCAGGAGGACACGTTTGAGGACTTACTTCAGGTCCTGACACGCACAAATACCAGTCAAGGACATTGGTGCTCAGTAGCACCGGACGTCAACCCCTATGTAAGGCGGAAGCTCAGTGACCCTCCGCCACTCTTTGGCCGCACGACCACGCCTTCGACCACGCCTTCGACCGCGCCTTCGACCGCGCCTTCAACGCCGACTTTCCACCGCCAAGCCCGAGTATCAGGCGCTCAGGAGATGAAGACGTCTATGGTGACCTTTGGCTATATTGAGAAAGCCAATGTTCATATGTCAGGCGGCCGAAGGGACTCCAGGCGGGATGAGAACTTTCTGTCCAGCCACCTCAGGAAGCGACTGAGTGACCCGTTGGGAGCTCGCAGTCAGCTCAGACAGACTCAACCCTGCCCCGTTCACCATCGCCCTTCGAGCAAACCCGACTCTTCTTTCCCACACAGAGATGTGGTCGCTCGAGACACCACCCACCAAGCCTTGGAGAAGTTTGGCTCCCCGGAATTGAGGCGGCGCTTTGTAGGTGGCGGCATTGACAGCTCCAACACAACGGTGCCGCGACCCCCGAGGTCGCCGACCTGCCGCTCGTGGGCGGGGTCCCCCATCCTTCCCCACGGGACCCTCACTTTGCCGTCCGATGCTCAGCTCAGAGACCTTGACTGGAGCGTTAGTCACAATGGGTTGCCGGGAATCCCAGCGTCTGATCGTCTCTGCGCCCGCGCTGGGTTCTCATCCCACACAGCAGCTCGAATGTTTGGGGGTCATTCTCGCCCCACTCTGCGGCTCCAGCAGTCATCTTGGTCAGGGGACAATTCCGGCAGAACTGGACGGGCCGCGGATGGTCCAGGCGGCAGAGCGGGTCCCGTAAGCAGTGCCAGAAGCCCCTCCCCGTTTTCCCATGCTGACGTTTTTGGGGGACGACACTCTCCCTCTCCAACGCCTTCCCAAACCGAGTCCTTGAGGTCACACAGTCCGAGTTTCGAAGAGTCGTTGCTTTCAAATCCCCAGCTGCATTCCAGTCTTTGTCAGGACCTCTCCTTGGAGCGATTGCAGGAGAGCAAGGCCAACCCACAACGGACGTCAGACAAATCCAAACTTCATCTCCATCTAGAAAACATCTCAGCTGGATTGGGCTCAGCTGTGACTTTGCACCCGCCCCAGGAGCGTCATTCAAACACCAGTCAACCAGTTGGCCTTCCCTACCTGCTCCATCACCACCAAGAACGGAGGCACGGCGATGGCTCATGCAGCCCCGAAGCCTCCACAAGACTCCCCTCCTGGCAAGCAGCTGCAGGCTCCTGGCAAGGGGCTGCGGCCTCCTGGCAAGCGGCCTCCTCCTCAACCTCCTCACAGCAGGGACTCGGAAGGACCAGACCGAACCAATATAAACTGCAAGTCTGTCAGGACAAGTCCAGATGCTTCAAACTCAAAGAAGAGAGTTTCAGGAAGCGCTCAGAAGACAAGGATTGCTGCACAGAGGTTGGCTCTTTGTCCGGGACTCAACAAGAAAATCTGCAGGATCTCAGCGAGGTTGCTCTGAGCTCCGGAGAGTTGACGGGAATCTTGGGAGAAGGAAACGTGTCTCCAGAAAGCGGGTGCCGCTCCACCTGCGATACGGGCTCCGGGATCCAG TCAGGCGCAAGTTGGGCCGAGAGTTCGTCTTCAAGGTCACAGAAAATCACCCAAGCCAAGTGGAACTTCCTGTTTGGAGCAGAGAGCTGGGAAGGCTGCAGCAAAGTGG GCACTCCTCGTCCTGCCCCTGCCAAGCCAGCCGGTCGCAGTCCCGTCCAGGGTCAAAGGTCTTCACCGTGTCAGTTGGAGGCGGAATCGCTTGCCTCCGACCGCCGAGGCTTGTCCTCCGAGACGGCTGCGGTACTGCGCGGCGTCAAATACTCGAAGACGGATCTGGATCACGTATCACCGCGCTGCTACAAAGAAACCGACCTGGATGAG GTGATGCAGGTGGAGTTGGCTGAGGAGGATCGGCCGAGGCGGTTGTACTGGAGTGAGGGGGGGACGACGGCAACCGAGGAGGACGACGATGAGGGCACGGTGGAGAGGCGGAAGCCCGCCCCTTGCCGCGACGGCATCTTCAGTATGTTGCTGAAAGG GACATCTGAGGCCAACGGCCCGGCGGTAGCGGCTGCCCGCCGGCCGTACGACGGCCACCTGGACTCTTTCAGCCGCCGTTTTGAAAGTATCATGGAGGGCCACCGAGCCAAAGGAACCTCCTACAGCAGCCTGGACAGCGTCGACCTTCTCACCTCGGGATCCACGTCCGTCTTTGCCTTTGACCTGCCCACGCTCACCCCAGAAATCCAG AGTCGGATCTGCGAGAGTGCCAAGAACATCATCCAGCTGAGTCTCGCCCCTTTGCCGGCACCGGGCGTTGCCTCCTCGCGAGGAGGCTCCGAAGACGCTCCGACCTGGATCGAAGAGGCGCaagagccggggcggcgctcCATTCTCAAAGCCAGCTTCCGCCAAGCCAGCTCGGCACCGGCGCCTCACTGCGCTGCTGG GGAGCCTGCAGCGACGGAGCGCTCGGCGTGTTGCCCCCGCAGCCACGACAGGGACTCGCTGGGTGACAGTGCCGAGGCAGACCCGCAGGCTGCCAAATGCCTGGCCCGGCGCCTCCATCAGCTGCGAGGCTTCCGCAAGTCTGACGTGTCCTCGCACCTCAGCAAGAA TAACGAGTTCAGTCGGATGGTAGCAGAAGAATATCTCAGCAACTTTGACTTCCAGGGCCTCACCATCGAGCAAGCCCTCAG AACCTTCCTGGGCAAGTTGACCCTGACTGGAGAAAGTCAGGAGCGAGAGCGTGTCCTGGCTCACTTTTCCAGAAGATACGTCACCTGTAACGCACGCAGCCACGCCTCCCAAG ACGGCGTCCACATGCTGACTTGTGCACTGATCCTGTTGAATGTGGATCTCCACGGAAAC AATGTCGGCAAGAGGATGTCCTGCGCTCAGTTCATCTCCAACCTGCAAGGTCTGAACGATGGAAAAGACTTTCCCAGAGATATGCTGAAG TCGTTGTACGCGTCCATCAAGAACGACAAACTCCAGTGGACCAT CGACGACGATGAGCTGCAAACGTCCACGTGGGACTTGGCCGACGGTCGGACGGACTCTGCCTCCCGCACCCTGAAGCGAGCAGGGAGGGGCGTGGCCCGGCGGCCCGACAGCCGGCTCTACAAGTGCGGCTTCCTGGTGCGCAAAGTCCACGCAGACGCGGACGGGAAGAGAA CGGCGCGGGGCAAGCGAGGCTGGAAGTCCTTTTACGCCACGCTGAAGGGTGGCGTGCTGTACCTCCAGAAG GAGGAGTATGGCGGCGAGCGCcggctgacggaggacgatGCCAAGAACTGTGTTTCGGTGCATCACGCGCTGGCCATGAGAGCCGCCGACTACGCAAAGCGGCCCAACGTCTTCTACCTGCGCACCGCTGACTGGAGGGTCTTCCTCATGCAAGCGCC GTCGTGCGAGGACATGCGCTCGTGGATCACCCGCATCAACGTGGTGGCAGCCATGTTTTCGGCTCCGCCCTTCCCGCCTGCCGTCGGCTCGCAAAAGCGCTTTGCTCGCCCCCTGCTGCCCGGATCCACCACCACGCTGTCACAG GAAGAGCAGGCGGCGTCTCACGAAGCTCGCTACCGGGCGGCGTCCTCTGAGCTGGACGAGCTGGCTGGCACCGCGCCGGCCCACAACGTTAAAGGTCGTGAGTTGGACGAGCGGAAAGCGCAACAAGAGTATTTGGAATTTGAG AAAACGCGTTACGGCACATACGCAATGCTGCTCCGCGCCAAGATGTCCGCCTGCGACGAGGACTTTGCGACCTTCGAGGCGCGACTCTTTCAGGACGGGAGCCCGCAGAGGGCGCACTCGGGCCCCTCGCTGCCTCAGGAAGCGGGCGGCAAGGAGAAGACTCGCGTCAGCTCCACGCGTTTGCTCTGCGGCGGCGAAGAAAGCGAAACGAAGAACACGTCACCGCCGCACGCTTGCAAATTGGCGCCCAGACAGGAAGGGGCGCCGTGA